The genomic stretch AGTTCAACCACAAAGAATTATACGCAAATCGACGTTTTTTATGTGGATAACTTGGGCCAAATACAGGAGTGGGAAGTCCAAGAGCACCCGGGGGCAGCAACTAACAATTTGAACGGAACCATCTCCTCGCTCGGCCTGAAGCCAGGTCCAAACTCGAGCCTCGCAACATACTGGCCTagtctcatcttccaagacgATCTTAACCAGTTACAAGAGACTTATTTCACCACGAGTAGCAAATGGCTACAGAATCCTCTGAATATTTCGCCACAGAATCACTCAGCCCTGGCAGAGATTGTCTACTCAGTAAGCTCAGCGAGGAAAGGCGGCGGAAATTTCATCTACCAGGATGGTGACCAGAAGCTCCAAGCTGAGGGGAGAAGTAGCTCGACTACTTCATTGAAAGCGGGTAAGTCGACTGTGAATGTCATCATATCTTTACCAAAATTAACTTGAGATCACAGATGCTCCAGCTGTTGCCATCCCGTCCGAGTCTCCCATTGGGGCCTTTTCCGTTCCGCGAAATTCCCAGACAGATAGCCCAATGAATACTTATATTCTGTGGCAAAATAAGACAGACGGTGTTCAGATAACTTGGATGGATGATGACAAAGGCTGGCAAACTACATCAGCACCAGATTCTTTTGGAAATCCCGACAAAGGCACAGATATAACTTGCCTCATGCCATCTGCTTTCTCCTTCACCCCGTTACAGTCCAAATACGACATGGCCCGCTGCTACTACTTGGTAGATGGGCGAATAAGGGAGGTAAAGTACGATGGCTCAAATTGGTCCGTTGTTGGAAATGTGCCGCTGGGATG from Trichoderma atroviride chromosome 3, complete sequence encodes the following:
- a CDS encoding uncharacterized protein (EggNog:ENOG41~TransMembrane:1 (i81-103o)), which translates into the protein MSTLPSYESAGPGAPSEGGYSALEVSSHRLSGTTAPEVYSAYDGLEVVNGDMIDASNKIKVDTEAAVEEPLPQRSTGKKKLWIIVGAVVLVVVVVAAVVGGVVGSRHHNSTTTASTSSDPSSTSSSTSSSTPSPKPSSTPASTSPNAAYSSSSIAVTGWWTTTSSYSIRLFYQGKDGHLRLIGYDSTDGMWSTVTTLTGPDVKLGSPIATCNYNTTVYFGSAVNSGNNYTQIDVFYVDNLGQIQEWEVQEHPGAATNNLNGTISSLGLKPGPNSSLATYWPSLIFQDDLNQLQETYFTTSSKWLQNPLNISPQNHSALAEIVYSVSSARKGGGNFIYQDGDQKLQAEGRSSSTTSLKADAPAVAIPSESPIGAFSVPRNSQTDSPMNTYILWQNKTDGVQITWMDDDKGWQTTSAPDSFGNPDKGTDITCLMPSAFSFTPLQSKYDMARCYYLVDGRIREVKYDGSNWSVVGNVPLG